The Spiribacter roseus genome includes the window TTGGCGAGGTTCTCGATCTGCTCGAGGTACCGGCGTTCCGCCAGCGCTTCGGGCTCGGCGAGGAGGATCTGATCATCCTGCGCGAATGGTGCCGCGACGCCGGCGTGCGCTGGGGACTGGATGCCGAGCGCCGCGAGTCCCTCGACATCGCCCGGGGTTTCGAGCAGAACAGCTGGCGATTCGGGCTTCGGCGCATGCTGCTCGGATATGCCGTGGGAGCCGGCGACGCCTGGCAGGACATCGAGCCCTACCCGGAAGTGGGCAGCCTGGATGCTGCACTGCTGGGACCTCTGCGCGCGCTGCTCGACACCCTTGAGCATCACGCGGCGGCGTTCCGTGAACCCGGCCGTCCCCGCGACTGGGCGGACCGGTTGAGCGCGCTGATCGACGACTGCCTGAGCCTGCAGGGCAGCGAAGAACTGGCACTGGAGTCGCGGCTCGCTGATGCCATGACCGAGTGGCTGAATGCCTGTGACGAGGCGGCCTTCAATGATCCCATCCCCCTCACGGTCGCCCGCGATGCATGGCTTGCCGTGCTCGAGGACGAAGGCCCCAGCCAGCGGTTTCTCGCCGGCCGCGTCAATATCTGCACCATGATGCCGATGCGCAGCATTCCGTTCCGGCTGGTCTGCCTGCTGGGCATGAATGACGGTGAATACCCGCGCACCCGGCCGCCCGTAGACTTTGACCTGATGGCCGCCGGTGGTCAGTACCGACCCGGCGATCGATCGGGACGCGATGATGATCGCTACTTGTTTCTGGAGGCGCTGCTGGCCGCCCGTGACCACCTGCATGTCAGCTGGATCGGACGCAATCCGCGCGACGACAGCGAGCTCCCCCCCTCGGTACTGGTCAGCCAGCTGCGTGACCACCTGGACCGCGGGTGGCGGCTCGATGAGCCTGACACCGACAGCACGGCGGTGACGCCGCATCTCACCGTCGACCATCCCCTGCAGCCGTTCAGCCCCCGTTATGACGGCCAGGGCGAATATTTCACCTACGCCAGCGAATGGCGGCACGACGCCCGGCCGATGGACGAATCGCCGGCACTCGGCCCGCCGTTACTGGCGTCACCGCAGGCCCTCGGCTTACGTGATCTGGCGACGTTCCTCAGCGACAGCGCCGGGCATTTTGCCGGAGAGCGGCTCAAGCTGCGCTTTGACGAGACCCGCGATGCCACGCCTGATAGCGAGCCTTTCGAGCTGGCCGGTCTCGCCCGTTACAGCGTTCAGGATGCCCTGCTGGCCCCCCTGCGGCGGCAAGACCCGCCCGATGACCCCGACCCGGCCATCGCCGCCGCCGGGGCACGGCTGCAGCGCAGCGGTGAATTGCCGGTGGCCGGCATGGGCCGGATCGCGCTTGATCAGTCCATCGCCCAGGCGCTGCGGGCCGCCCGGCGCTGGCAGGTCTGGCGAGCCAGGGGGCCAGCGCCGGAGCCGCCTCAGGAGCTGCGACTGAGCCGCGATGTCGACGATCAGCCCTTTGTCATCGAGGACTGGAGCGCCGATCTGTATCGACTCGCCGACGGTGAGCGGCTGCGTCTGGTGCTCAAGGCCGGCGACACCCTCAAGGCTGGCCACCCGCACTACCCGCGCCTGCTCAGCGACTGGGTGCAGCACCTGGCGCTCAATGCCGCCGGATTCAACGCCCGCAGCGTCATCATCGCCCACGATGCCACCCATTCCCTGCCGGCAATGCCCTGCGGATCGGCCGCAGGGCCTCTCGATGACATCCTGCGCGGCTGGCGAGCCGGGCTTGAACGCCCCCTGCCGCTGCCGGTACGCACCGTCTTTGCCCTGCTTGGACAGGCCCCCGACAAGCCCATCAATGCCGGGACGGCACGGCCGCATTACGAAGGCACGACTCGTCACCCCGGCGAGATGACATTCGCGGGCAACGGCGCATTGCGCCGGTGTTTTCCCGATGCCGACGCGCTGTTCGAGCCGTCCACCGACGCCAGCCCCCTTTTGGTTGCCTGGGCCACCCGGCTCTACCAACCCCTTATCGATGCACTGATCCGGGAGGATGGGTCGTGACCGAAGCACAGACACTCGACGTCCTCACCGCGCCCCTCGACGGGCAGCACCTGATCGAGGCAAGCGCGGGCACCGGCAAGACGTTCACCCTGACGGCGATCTATCTGCGTCTGGTGCTGGGACACGATCCGGCCAACCCGCAGCGCCGGCCCATGCTGCCGCCCGAGATACTGGTGATGACCTTCACCCGCGACGCGACCAAGGAGCTGCGCGACCGGATCCGCGCGCGGCTGGCCACCGCCGCCCGATGCTTTGCCGGTGCCGCCGATCCGCAGCCCGACGACACGATTCTCGCCGCGCTGCTCACCGCCTACCCCGACCCCGATGCCCGTCAGCGGCATGCCGATCACCTGCGCGCGGCGGCTGACTGGATGGACGAGGCAGCCATCTACACCATCCACAGTTTCTGCCATCGAATGCTCCAGCAGCATGCCTTCGAAGCCGGGACTGCTTTTGCCCTGGAGTTGAGTGAGGACACCGACCTGATCACGCGCGAGGCCATCGAGGACTACTGGCGCGAAACGGTCTACCCCCTCGATGAGGTCCAGCTGGGCGCTCTGGGCTTTGTGCTCAGCGGTCAATCGAACGACCCGCGACCCTCAGTGGAGCGCTTCGCGACCAACCTCAAAGCGCTGCTGAAGCGGCGCGATTCCCTGCCGGAGCCGTCCGGCGATGACCCGATGGCGGCGATCGCGGCCAGTGCCCGGCGCGCTGCGGAGGCGACGGACGCGCTTCGGCAGGCGGTGAAGAGCGATCTCGAGGGCTTTGAGCAGGCCCTCGCCGACGCCCGCGCCAGCCGCCGCCTGCGCGGCAACCGCAGGCCCACTGCCGGGACCTGGGCGAACACCCTCAAACCGGCCCTGGCGGAGTGGGCGGCCAACCCCGCTCAGCCACACCCGGGCATCGAGCTCGATCAGATCAGTCTGAGCACCCTGAATGCCGGCACCGCCAAGGACTGCACGCTGCCGGAAGCGCTCGCCGAGCACCCGATCGCAATCGCCGCCTACGCCCTGCAGTCCGCCCGGACGGCGCTCGCCGGCGCGGCGGCGCCGTTCTACGCCCATGCCGTGGGATGGGTGGCCCGACGGGTCGAGGCCACACAGCACCAACGCGGCGTCATCGGGTTCAATGACATGCTGACGCGCCTGCGCGATGCGCTTGATCAACCCGGCGCCGATACGCGCCTGGCGGCAACCATCCGCCGGCAGTTTCCGGTCGCGCTGGTGGACGAATTCCAGGACACCGACCCGGTGCAGTACCGGATCCTGCAGGCCATCTACCCGGCGGACGAATCCGCCAGCCTGATCCTGATCGGCGACCCCAAGCAGGCCATCTACGGCTTCCGCGGCGCGGACCTGGCGACCTACCTGAGCGCAGCCGCACGGATCCCCGCTGGCCAGCGCTACACCCTGGATCGCAACTATCGCTCAAGCACCGGCATGGTGGAGGCGGTCAATACCCTGTTCGGCCAGTCTCCGATGCAGCCCGGGCCCTTCCATCCGGATGCCATCGATTTTGCCCGGGTCGAGGCCAATGGCCGCAACGAGGCGCTGTGGATCGGCGAGCAGCCCGCGACCGCCATGACGCTCTGGCAGCTCGAGCCGCAGGACGCGCCTGACGAGAGCATCCCCCTGCCGGTCTACCGCCAGCAGATGGCTGAAGCCGGTGCCGAGCAGATCCGCCAGCTCCTCGACCGGGCCGCGTCCGGCGAGGCCCGGTTCGAAAACGCGGAAACATCCCGCGCCGTCCGGCCGGCGGATATCGCCATTCTGGTCCGCAGCGGCCAGGAGGCCGGTTTGATCCGCGAGGCCCTGCGGCGTCGGGGGCTGGCATCGGTCTATCTGTCGGATCGTGACAATGTCCTCAAGACCCCCGAGGCGGGAGATGTGCTGCGCTGGCTGCAGGCAATGGCCACGCCGGAATCCGAGCGCCGGGTACGCACCGCCCTGGGGACCGCCAGCATGGGTTATGACTGGGCAACGCTGGAAGGACTGTTCAGCGACGACGCGCGCTGGGAGGCTGCGCTGGAGCAATTCCAGGACTATGCCGAGCGCTGGCAGCGTCAGGGCGTCCTGCCCGCGCTGCGCCAGCTCATCCACGACCACGCACTGGCGTCGCGCCTGGCGACGCGGAGCGGTGGCGAGCGGACATTGACCAACCTGTTGCAGATCAGCGAGCTACTCCAGGAAGCCGCCGCCACGCTCGATGGCGCGGGCGGTCTGATCCGCTGGCTTGATGAAGCCATGCAGCATCGCGGCGAAACGCCCGCCGACGACCGCATCCTGCGTCTGGAAAGCGACGCGGCCCTGATCAAAGTGGTGACCATCCATAAATCCAAGGGCCTCGAATACCCACTGGTGTTCCTGCCATTCATCTGCAGCTACCGCAGCGCCCGGGCCGAGCCGCCCTTGGTGCGGACCACCGAGAAGGGTCCCGAAATCGCCTTTGACGCAGGGCGCGACGACACGGATGCCGCCCGGGATCGCCAGCAGGCGGAAGACATGCGCCTGCTCTACGTCGCTGTCACCCGAGCCATCCACGCCTGCTGGCTGGGAATGGCCCCCGTGCGCGGGAGTGCCCAGACGGGATCGGCGACGGTGCATCTGCAGCGCTCGGCCATCGGCCGCCTGCTTGGCTGTTCCGATGACATGCGCCCGATGGATCTGGGCCCCTGCCTCGAGGCACTGGCCGGCCAGAGCCCGGCATTGACCCGCGAGCGTATCCAGCCGACGCAGCCAGGCGCACCGGTGGCGACCACCGCGCTGGCCCCGGCGCCGGCCATGGCGGTGGCGCGCCACTACACCGGCCCGGCGCCGGGCCGGGCGCGATGGTGGATCGCCAGCTACAGCGCGCTGGTCGAGGACGGGCCGCGCGCCGCCATCCCCGGCACAGCGCAGGCGGACATCCTGGCCGAGGAAAGCCGCGATGCAGCGCCGACGCCCGCCGCACCGACGCAGACGGCGGCCGATTCCGTCGCGATGATCCCGGCCGGACCGGCCACGGGCACCCTCATCCACGCGCAGCTCGAGGCACTCGCCAGTCGGCGGTTTCCCGGCGCGGATGATCCCGCCTTCAGTACCATTGTCGAGCGTGGTCTGCGCGGACAGCGCTGGCAGCCCTGGGCACCGGCCATTCGGGACTGGCTGGCCGCCGTGACCGACACCGACCTGCCCCTGCCGGGCGCGGCACCGGTCCGCCTCAGCACTCTCGATGCCGGGGCGCTGGTGGCCGAGCTCGAGTTCCTGATGGCGGTGGGACGGGCCCGGGCGAGTCAGATCGACGCGATCATCCGCCGTCATACCCTGGCCGGCGTCGGCCGCCCCGCCCTGGGCGAAAATGAACTGAACGGCATGATCAAGGGCTATATCGATCTGGTCTTCTGCCACGAGGGGCGGTACTGGGTCATGGACTACAAGTCCAACCGCCTGCCGGCGAACAGCGACGCCCAGCCTTCCCGGGCGCTCGAGCAGATCGTTCGCGAGAAACGCTACGACGCGCAGTACGCGCTCTACCTGCTGGCGCTCCATCGGTTGCTGCGGGCGCGGCTCGGCTCCAGCTACGACTACGACACCCACGTCGGCGGAGCGATATGTTTTTTCCTGCGCGGCATCAACCAGAGCAGCCGCGGGATACATGCCGAACGCCCTGACCGGGCGCTTGTGGAATCCCTGGATGCGCTTTTCAACGAGGCCCCGGAGCATGTCTGAGATCGCGACCCTCCGAGCGCCGCAGCTGCCGGCGCAGCTCCATCAGTGGCTCGATGGTGGCTGGATCCGTTCCACCGATCTGGCGCTGGCCGCCCTGCTTGCCGAGAACGGCGGGGAGACCGACGAGGTCGTCCTGGGACTGGCCACGCTGGTCAGTTACACGGTGGGTGCGGGGCATATCCGCCTGCCCCTCGACACGCTCATGCAGACACCGGCAATGCTCTGGCCCGAACCCCCCGCGACCGACGGCCATACACCGACACCCGTCGAATGGCTCGGAGGACTGGCACTCGATACCCTGCGCGCGCATCTAACCGACGCGCGAAGCGTCGAGTCGGTCACCGCCGACGATGCAGCCGTCGCCCGGAACGGCACCACGCCGCTGGTACTGCAGGGCAACACCCTGTACCTGCGCCGTTACTGGGCCAACGAACGTCTCATCCAAACCGCCCTTGCGAGCCGGCTTGCAGAATCACTGCCGGCGCCTTCGGGACTCACGGACCGCCTTGACGGGCTTTTCCCGCGCACCGGGCGCGAGCCGGACTGGCAACGCATTGCCTGCGCCCTCGCCACGCGTTCGCGCTTTACCCTGATCACCGGCGGCCCCGGCACCGGCAAGACCCGGACGGTGCTGCGGCTTCTGGGGCTTTTGCAGGCCGAGCGCATGGACACCCACCCGGAAGCTCCGCTGCGCATCCGGCTGGCGGCGCCCACCGGCAAGGCGGCCGCACGGCTTGGCGAATCGATCAGTGGCGAGGTTGATGCCCTGCCGCTTCCAGCCGCCGTGCGCGACGCCATCCCGCGATCGGTCAGCACGCTGCATCGACTCCTCGGTCCGCGCCCTGGCAGCCGACGCTTCCGGCATGACCGCGACAATCCCCTGCATGCCGACCTGGTGGTGGTGGACGAGGCGTCGATGATCGACCAGGAACTGACCGCCCGACTGCTTGATGCCCTGCGCCCCGAAACGCGGCTGGTACTGCTCGGCGACAAGGACCAACTGGCATCCGTGGAGGCCGGCGCGGTGCTCGGCGAGCTCTGCGCCGGCATCGAGCAGCCCCACTACACCGCCGGGACCGTGGCCTGGGTGAAGGCCAACAGTGGCGACGATATCGCCACCTGGCAGGCCGGGGGCAGCGCGCTGCAACAGCAGATCGTCCGCCTGCGCGACAGCCACCGATTCGGGGTGGATAGCGGGATAGGGGCGCTGGCCGAGGCCGTTCGACGCGGCGATTCAGCCCACGCAGAGGCCCTGCTCGACAGCGATGCCGCCGACATTCAGCGTCTGAAGCTGACCGGTGGCGATGATGCGGGCATTGCGACAGCGGCCTGCCAGGGCTACCAGGCCTATCTCACCGAGCTGCAGGCCACGCGCCCCGTCCGTGATGACCGCGAGGCCACCGAGGAGTGGGCCCGCACGGTGCTGGCGGCTTTCAGCCGTTTCCAGGTGCTGACCACGGTCCGCCATGGCCCCCTCGGGGTCACGGGCCTCAATGCCCGCATTGCCGCGACACTGCAACAGAACG containing:
- the recC gene encoding exodeoxyribonuclease V subunit gamma produces the protein MTETFTPGLAAIHANRLETLRDLIVSHLQAHPPAPLESETFLVQSNGMAQWLRHAFAASNDGAGGGAGIAAAQRFVLPQSFLWQACRLVLGASRIPETSPFDKTRLQWRIYRLIPEQLEAHPQTFAALDHYLGDDPDPRKRHQLARRLADLYDQYQVYRPDWLADWLAGDDILRDGHGQTTPLDASLQWQAQLWRALHADIGAGAEALSRPAIQAQLIAALDAAEPGEWPALPRRLTVFGVTSMPRPVLDALHALSRHCQILQLVQNPSGYFWADLVEDRDLLKLDQRRHQRHFGTPGQPLLAAWGKQGRDFIALLNEIDQPERYRDWFQTIDAFEPPIPATASITDYPLLEQIQQDIFDLTPLPSPGEERPLVRDASIRFHRAHSRQREVEVLHDRLLDAFEQAARTERPLRPRDIIVMVPDIDTYAPAVEAVFGRLDRHDHRYIPYTIGDRRARSEAPVATAIERLTDLPNARLTLGEVLDLLEVPAFRQRFGLGEEDLIILREWCRDAGVRWGLDAERRESLDIARGFEQNSWRFGLRRMLLGYAVGAGDAWQDIEPYPEVGSLDAALLGPLRALLDTLEHHAAAFREPGRPRDWADRLSALIDDCLSLQGSEELALESRLADAMTEWLNACDEAAFNDPIPLTVARDAWLAVLEDEGPSQRFLAGRVNICTMMPMRSIPFRLVCLLGMNDGEYPRTRPPVDFDLMAAGGQYRPGDRSGRDDDRYLFLEALLAARDHLHVSWIGRNPRDDSELPPSVLVSQLRDHLDRGWRLDEPDTDSTAVTPHLTVDHPLQPFSPRYDGQGEYFTYASEWRHDARPMDESPALGPPLLASPQALGLRDLATFLSDSAGHFAGERLKLRFDETRDATPDSEPFELAGLARYSVQDALLAPLRRQDPPDDPDPAIAAAGARLQRSGELPVAGMGRIALDQSIAQALRAARRWQVWRARGPAPEPPQELRLSRDVDDQPFVIEDWSADLYRLADGERLRLVLKAGDTLKAGHPHYPRLLSDWVQHLALNAAGFNARSVIIAHDATHSLPAMPCGSAAGPLDDILRGWRAGLERPLPLPVRTVFALLGQAPDKPINAGTARPHYEGTTRHPGEMTFAGNGALRRCFPDADALFEPSTDASPLLVAWATRLYQPLIDALIREDGS
- the recD gene encoding exodeoxyribonuclease V subunit alpha — protein: MSEIATLRAPQLPAQLHQWLDGGWIRSTDLALAALLAENGGETDEVVLGLATLVSYTVGAGHIRLPLDTLMQTPAMLWPEPPATDGHTPTPVEWLGGLALDTLRAHLTDARSVESVTADDAAVARNGTTPLVLQGNTLYLRRYWANERLIQTALASRLAESLPAPSGLTDRLDGLFPRTGREPDWQRIACALATRSRFTLITGGPGTGKTRTVLRLLGLLQAERMDTHPEAPLRIRLAAPTGKAAARLGESISGEVDALPLPAAVRDAIPRSVSTLHRLLGPRPGSRRFRHDRDNPLHADLVVVDEASMIDQELTARLLDALRPETRLVLLGDKDQLASVEAGAVLGELCAGIEQPHYTAGTVAWVKANSGDDIATWQAGGSALQQQIVRLRDSHRFGVDSGIGALAEAVRRGDSAHAEALLDSDAADIQRLKLTGGDDAGIATAACQGYQAYLTELQATRPVRDDREATEEWARTVLAAFSRFQVLTTVRHGPLGVTGLNARIAATLQQNGLIDRASGWFEGRPVMITRNDYELGLMNGDIGICLMTRLPGEQTPRLRVVFEWPDGPIRLVLPSRLDAIESVFAMTVHKSQGSEFDQVLVVLPEGGPGRTRPELLYTAVTRARKGAVIAHPQAH
- the recB gene encoding exodeoxyribonuclease V subunit beta, whose protein sequence is MTEAQTLDVLTAPLDGQHLIEASAGTGKTFTLTAIYLRLVLGHDPANPQRRPMLPPEILVMTFTRDATKELRDRIRARLATAARCFAGAADPQPDDTILAALLTAYPDPDARQRHADHLRAAADWMDEAAIYTIHSFCHRMLQQHAFEAGTAFALELSEDTDLITREAIEDYWRETVYPLDEVQLGALGFVLSGQSNDPRPSVERFATNLKALLKRRDSLPEPSGDDPMAAIAASARRAAEATDALRQAVKSDLEGFEQALADARASRRLRGNRRPTAGTWANTLKPALAEWAANPAQPHPGIELDQISLSTLNAGTAKDCTLPEALAEHPIAIAAYALQSARTALAGAAAPFYAHAVGWVARRVEATQHQRGVIGFNDMLTRLRDALDQPGADTRLAATIRRQFPVALVDEFQDTDPVQYRILQAIYPADESASLILIGDPKQAIYGFRGADLATYLSAAARIPAGQRYTLDRNYRSSTGMVEAVNTLFGQSPMQPGPFHPDAIDFARVEANGRNEALWIGEQPATAMTLWQLEPQDAPDESIPLPVYRQQMAEAGAEQIRQLLDRAASGEARFENAETSRAVRPADIAILVRSGQEAGLIREALRRRGLASVYLSDRDNVLKTPEAGDVLRWLQAMATPESERRVRTALGTASMGYDWATLEGLFSDDARWEAALEQFQDYAERWQRQGVLPALRQLIHDHALASRLATRSGGERTLTNLLQISELLQEAAATLDGAGGLIRWLDEAMQHRGETPADDRILRLESDAALIKVVTIHKSKGLEYPLVFLPFICSYRSARAEPPLVRTTEKGPEIAFDAGRDDTDAARDRQQAEDMRLLYVAVTRAIHACWLGMAPVRGSAQTGSATVHLQRSAIGRLLGCSDDMRPMDLGPCLEALAGQSPALTRERIQPTQPGAPVATTALAPAPAMAVARHYTGPAPGRARWWIASYSALVEDGPRAAIPGTAQADILAEESRDAAPTPAAPTQTAADSVAMIPAGPATGTLIHAQLEALASRRFPGADDPAFSTIVERGLRGQRWQPWAPAIRDWLAAVTDTDLPLPGAAPVRLSTLDAGALVAELEFLMAVGRARASQIDAIIRRHTLAGVGRPALGENELNGMIKGYIDLVFCHEGRYWVMDYKSNRLPANSDAQPSRALEQIVREKRYDAQYALYLLALHRLLRARLGSSYDYDTHVGGAICFFLRGINQSSRGIHAERPDRALVESLDALFNEAPEHV